The Papaver somniferum cultivar HN1 unplaced genomic scaffold, ASM357369v1 unplaced-scaffold_107, whole genome shotgun sequence genome includes a region encoding these proteins:
- the LOC113328438 gene encoding 3'-hydroxy-N-methyl-(S)-coclaurine 4'-O-methyltransferase 2-like — translation MGSSSIDVKPAETQEVSIKDEAQLWNMIYGFADSLVVRCAVELSIPDIIKNNNGSITLAQLSSKLPIPNVNSDHLYRIIRYLINLNILQQEICRNVKVYSLKSVGTLLSRDAERSMVPILLGNTQKDFLVPWHFVKEGLVNGSTTAFEKGMGMDIWKYLEGNPDQSQLFNEGMAGETSLLTKTLIEDCRDTFQNLDSLVDIGGGNGTTIKAIYEAFPHIKCTLYDLPHVISNSTDHPNIVKIPGDMFKSVPSAQAILLKLILHDWTDEQCVNILMRCKEAIHQETGKVIIVDVALEEESEHELTKTRLILDIDMMVNTGGRDRTAEDWENLLKRAGFRSHKIRPIRAIQSVIEAFP, via the exons ATGGGTAGTAGCAGTATAGATGTGAAACCAGCTGAAACACAAGAAGTTAGCATCAAAGATGAAGCTCAATTGTGGAATATGATCTATGGTTTTGCTGATTCTCTTGTTGTTCGCTGCGCAGTAGAGCTTAGCATTCCAGATATTATCAAAAACAATAATGGGTCCATCACACTTGCACAACTTTCATCGAAACTCCCAATTCCAAATGTCAATTCGGATCACTTGTACAGAATTATAAGATATTTAATAAACCTGAATATCTTACAACAAGAAATTTGTCGTAATGTTAAGGTCTACTCACTTAAATCAGTTGGTACTTTACTTTCAAGAGATGCAGAAAGAAGTATGGTGCCAATATTATTAGGCAATACACAGAAAGATTTCTTGGTTCCATGGCATTTCGTGAAAGAAGGTTTAGTAAATGGAAGTACAACAGCATTTGAGAAAGGAATGGGTATGGATATATGGAAGTATTTAGAAGGTAATCCAGATCAAAGTCAGTTGTTTAACGAAGGAATGGCTGGAGAAACAAGTCTTTTAACTAAAACTCTAATCGAAGATTGTAGAGATACTTTCCAAAATTTGGATTCTCTAGTCGATATTGGTGGAGGAAATGGTACAACAATTAAGGCAATCTATGAAGCTTTTCCTCATATCAAATGTACGCTTTATGATCTTCCTCATGTTATTTCTAACTCAACTGATCACCCGAATATCGTAAAAATACCCGGTGATATGTTCAAGTCTGTTCCCAGTGCTCAAGCTATCTTACTCAAG TTGATCTTGCATGACTGGACTGATGAACAATGTGTCAACATTCTAATGAGGTGTAAAGAAGCAATACATCAAGAAACAGGGAAAGTGATCATAGTAGATGTAGCCCTTGAAGAAGAATCTGAACATGAACTTACAAAGACAAGATTGATTCTTGATATTGATATGATGGTGAACACCGGTGGTAGAGACAGGACTGCAGAAGATTGGGAAAATTTGCTCAAACGCGCAGGCTTTCGGTCTCATAAGATCAGACCGATTCGCGCTATTCAGTCTGTCATTGAAGCCTTCCCATAG